A segment of the Sphingobacterium oryzagri genome:
CGTGTTTGATGATGAGCTTTCGCCATCGCAATTGCGCAATATCGAGAAAGAGTTTCAAATCAAAGTTCTGGATCGATCCAATTTGATTCTGGATATTTTTGCACGTCATGCGCAAACTGCGCAAGCAAAAACGCAGGTGGAACTTGCGCAATTGCAGTATCTGTTGCCTCGTTTAACGCGTATGTGGACCCACTTGGAACGTCAGCGCGGTGGTATTGGTATGCGTGGCCCTGGGGAAAGCCAGATTGAGTCAGATAGACGGATGATCTTGAACAAGATTTCCTTGCTGAAAGAACGTTTGAAGCTGATCGACAAACAAAATGAAACACAGCGAAAAAATCGTGGCGAGTTGATTCGTACGGCCTTGGTTGGCTATACGAACGTGGGCAAATCGACGATTATGAATATGATTTCCAAATCGGATGTGCTGATTGAAAACAAGCTTTTCGCAACCCTGGATACCACGGTTCGGAAAGTGGTGATTGATAATCTTCCGTTTTTACTTTCAGACACCGTCGGTTTTATTCGCAAGCTTCCACACCATTTGGTAGAGTGTTTCAAATCGACGTTGGATGAAGTTCGCGAAGCAGATATCTTGATCCATGTCGTGGATATATCCCACCCTAATTTTGAAGATCATATCCACGCGGTAAACGAAACGCTAAAAGAGCTTGGTGCATTAGACAAACCGGTGATTACGGTATTCAATAAAATCGATGCGTACAAGCCGCCGGTTACTGAAGATGAAAACGGTGAAGAAGTGAAGGTTACGCTGGATGATTTCCGAAACTCCTGGATGGCGAAAAATGCAGATCCGGCGATTTTTATCTCGGCTACGGATAAGACAAATTTGGAAGAATTTAAAGAGAAGCTTTACGAAATTGTAGCGGGGTTGCACAGTGTGCGGTATCCGTATAATAATTTGTTGTACTAACTTATAAAAGCGTTCGCGTACGATACGCTTCGCGCGAACGCTTTTAAAAAAACTTTAACCCACGCCTAAAGACGTCCGAAACACATTCGGATTCCTATTTTTAGTAGATCGTTCGCCCCGAAAATTTGTTAAAATCCATCCCATCAATATAACGAGCTTGTACACGTTACTTTTAAAGTATCGGTTTAGGTATTGCGCTTAAGAAATCTTATCCCAGGAAATGCTTGGATTGCGCTGCGCCAGGTAATGCACCAACAGGCTGTTTTTTTCGAGCGTGAGCGATGGATCTTCCTTAAAAATTTCGATTACCCTGCTGCGGGCCTCTGTTAGTATCGCCTGATCGGCAGCAAGGTTGGCAATTTTCATTTCCAGCACGCCCGACTGTTGCGTGCCCGAGATATCGCCAGGTCCGCGCAACTGAAGATCAACTTCTGCGATTTCAAATCCATCAGATGTTCGCACCATGGTTTCCAGGCGCGTCCGGCCCTCTTTGCTCAGTTTATTGCCCGACATTAAAATGCAAAAAGACTGCTCCGCGCCGCGCCCAACGCGTCCGCGCAGCTGATGGAGCTGTGAAAGGCCAAAGCGTTCTGAATTTTCGATAATCATAACCGAGGCATTTGGCACATTTACGCCCACCTCAATGACGGTTGTCGCGACCATGATTTGTGTTTCTCCTTTCACAAACCGCTGCATCTCAAAATCCTTATCTTTAACGGATAACTTGCCATGCACAATGCTGATCTTGAATTCGGGCAGCGGAAATTCGCGTTGTAAGTTTTCCAGTCCCGCCTCCAGGTAAAGCAAATCCATTTTTTCACTCTCTTTGATCAACGGGAAGACCACGTACACCTGTCGGCCTTTACTAATCTCCTCGCGCATAAAGCCGAACACGCGCAAGCGTTGGTTTTCAAAGAAATGTACCGTTTTAATCGGTTTACGTCCGGCAGGCAGTTCGTCAATAACCGAGATGTCCAGATCGCCATACATCGTCATGGCCAACGTACGCGGTATCGGTGTGGCCGTCATCACCAGCATATGCGGAGGAATCGTGTTTTTGCGCCATAGCTTCGCACGTTGCTCCACGCCAAAGCGATGCTGTTCATCAATAACTACAAACCCGATTTGCTTAAATTTAACTTTATCTTCAATCAGCGCATGTGTGCCGATCAAGATATCAAGTGTGCCATCTTCTAATTGTTGATGAATGATGCGGCGCTCTTTTGCTGGTGTAGAGCCGGTCAAGAGCTTAACCCGTGCAATATCGTCGCCAAGTAATGCGCTGATTCCGGCGAAGTGTTGTTGTGCTAAGATCTCCGTTGGCGCCATCATACAGGCCTGAAAACCATTGTCGATCGCGAGCAACATCGACATCAGGGCTACCACGGTTTTGCCCGATCCTACATCGCCCTGCACTAAGCGGTTCATCTGCGCGCCGGTGTTGGTATCAACCCGAATTTCTTTAACCACACGTTTCTGCGCATTGGTCAGTGGAAAAGGCAGGCGATCGTTAAAAAAAGTGGTAAACTTATCGCCAACCTGGTCAAAGCGGTGGCCGCGATATTTCTGTGTATTCAGCTGCTTATTACGCAACAAGCGAAGTTGTATAAAAAATAGCTCTTCAAATTTAAGCCGGCGGATGGCCGCTTGGAGCGTTTGTACATCTTGCGGAAAATGAATAGCGAGCAACGCTTGCGGGTAAGGCAATAATTGCTGTTCTTCTACAATATAGCTCGGCAGCGGTTCGTAAAGGTCGCGGTAAACCGTTTCCAGCGCGGCTTGTTGCAGCTTCTGTATGCCTTTGCTGTCCAGATTGAATTTTTTTAGCTTTTCGGTTGATGAATAGACCGGTTGCATAGTCAGGTTACCAATTTTCTTCTCCTGGCTGTTATAGCGTTCCATCTCCGGGTGTGTGATCGAGATTTGCCCGTTAAATTCAGTAGGTTTACCATAAGCGATATATGCGGTGCCTACCTGAAGACTTTTTTTTAGCCAGGTAATACTTTGAAACCAAACCAGCTCGATGCTTCCTGTGTCATCCCGAAACTGGCCGATCAAACGTCGCGCACGCTTTTCGCCAACCTCTTGAAGCGATGTAAGCCGACCCAAAACCTGCGCGCCCAACATATCTGCATGTAACTTCCGAATTTTATGAAACTCGGTACGATCAATATAGCGAAAGGGATAATACTCCAAAAGGTCGCCTATCGTAAAGATCTGCAATTCCTTATTGATGACATCCGCTTTCTGTGGGCCTATACCTTTCAGGTATGCTATGGGGGTTTTTATGGATAAATCAGCCATTGCTTCGAACAGCTAATTTAAGAAATTATTTCCTTTCCATATAGGGGTAAGCTACAACGGGCTTTCCTTCCTGGCAGAATATTCCAGATGGTTTTTCGTAGCGCCTACAGTTAATTACCGGCAAAATCATGGGCCTATACACCGCAATGACCGCCTCGTAATCACGCACCAAGGCACGCAAGGCGTGCACATCGGTGCTTTTGTGGTAGGCCAGGTGCGATAAACCGCAAACGGTTTGCATATCCATTAAAGCCCATTGGTCTGCATTTGTACAGGCTTGAGCTTGCGCCCTTTGAATAATAACTTGATATTTCTCGTTTGCCAGGCGTTCAAGCTCCGGCTCAGGAAGATGTGCATACCGATTTTGTTGTTCGGTTTTATCACAACTGGATAGGCCGGCGCATAGCAGGATAAAACAGGCTAGCGGGAGGTAAATTGATTTTAGCAGGATCATAATAACGTATGCTTTGTTGGTTTGTATATCATCAATACGTAACCTGAAGAAGCTATGCTACAGTCTTTTCTTCATTTATAGAAAAATAAATAAAAACCAAAGCATAGCTAAGGGTTGCCTGATCTCGCCATCGTTTTGAAAATACCGCTGTTAAAAAGTAAAATGGCGATCAATAGCAAAGCATAGGCTATATATTTATGCGGATCAATAGGCTCCTTAAAATAAACGATAGCTAGCATAAAAGCGATGATCGGATTGATATATAAGAGAATACCCGTTGTACTAGATGAAAGACGGGTGAGCGCATACATGCTCAAAAAAAGCGGGACAATCGTGAAAACGACAGCAATAACCATAATAGCCGACCAAAACTGTGGATCTTTCGGGACAGCGTGACCTTGTATAAGCAGTATGGGCAATAAGAATAGCGTACAAATAACGAGTTGAATCGCTAGCGTATTTAATTTATCAAATCCCTGTAACACACGCTGGCTGATCAGGTAAAAGGCATAGAGTGCGGCAATCCCCAATGACCAAAGACCGTCGACGAGCGAACCGCTTGCAAGTAGGCTTACACTGAGCAGTGCGATGGCGAGCGCTGCCCACTTGACAGGTGAAAGCTGTTCTTTTAACAAGATAAAAGCACTAAAGGTGGTGATCAGCGGACAGATCATATAAGCAAAAGCCGCGGATTGCACGCTGATATTATTTACCGCGTAAATGTATGTGTACCAATTGCCAAATATGCAAACGGAGGCAAAAACTGTCAGCGCCACGGCGCGCCTTTTTCCGGCTTTAGAAAGTGATAAAAAGTGATCGCGATCTTGTTTCAATTTTTTCCGACGAAATAGCAAAAGATATGTCCATAGCATCACCAGTCCGCTCAATATGCGATAATTTAAAATATCATCGGCTGGCCATTCCCTTACCCAGCGCACGGGAATAGACATAAATCCCCATATTAATGGCGCTAAAAAAGCCGCTAGAAAATACGTTCTGCGGCTCAGGTTATTTTCTGTTGAGGTTTTCACCATTAGTCTTTCCATGCAATGACCGAAATCTCCACATTTACCTGCTTGGGAAGGGTCTTGACAGCTACACATTCGCGAGCGGGCTGGTTTCCGGTAAAATATTGTGCGTAAACCTCGTTTATCGTCGCAAAGTCCTGCATATCGCTGATAAAGATACTTGCCTTTACGACGTCTTCGAAAGTATAGCCAGCATGTTCCAAAATAGCTTGTACATTTTTAAGCACTTGATGTGTTTCATCGGCCACACCTGTGCTGACCAATTCCATGGTTTCTGGAATCAGCGGAATCTGGCCGGATACATATAAGGTGTTGCCTGCTTTGATCGCCTGGTTGTAAGGCCCAATTGCAGCGGGTGCATTCTCCGTGTTTAAAATTTGTTTTTGTGACATAAGAACTTGTTGAAACCAATTATTTTGAAAAAAAGATCTTGTAAATAATCGCCAGAATAAAAATCGATATGGCCATGATATTCATGATGCGCATCGCTTTTCTGTTAAATCGTGATGATTTAGAAAGTTCAGGCTGATTTTTTTGCGGATCCATTCGGCTAATTTACAATGCAAAAGTTGAAATAGCAAAATGGATCGTCGTTTTGAGCTTCTTCCTTTTAATTGGTTAACTTGTATCTGTTTTGGTATGGCATTTGGTCCATACGCTAATACGGTAACCACATTAAACAATCAGGGTATGACAACACAGAAAATTGCATTGACCAATGGACAGATTTACAACGGAGAGGATATCTTTCTCGGGCACGCTTTGCTGATCGAGGGCGAACATATTCAGGGAATATTTCCGAAGCAAGCCGTTCCGGATGATTATCAATTGGTTGATGTGCAAAAAGGTGTGATCTGTCCGGGATTGATTGATCTGCAAATTTACGGTGCAGGCCAAGATCTTTTTTCCGCCGATGTCAGCACAGCGGCCTTATCCCGCATCGAGCAAAGCTTGCTGGCGCAAGGCTGTACGTCGTTTATGCTCACCTTAGCCAGCAACAGCGACAGCGTGTTTAAAGATGCTATCCGGGTTTTTGAGCAGGCAAATCCGCGTGTAGCACTCGGCTTACATCTGGAAGGACCGTTTTTAAACGAAAAAAAACGCGGTGCTCATCCGGCTGAATTTATTGTGCCTGCCACCGTCGAACATATCGAACATTTGCTAGCGGAACATACCACAGCGGTAAAAATGATGACCGTGGCTCCGGAATTGCTCGATGAATCGTGCGCCGAGCTCTTGCTGCAAAAAAATATTTTGCTCAGCGCAGGGCACAGCGCAGCAACGTTTGAGCAGGCAGCGTCCAGTTTACAACACATGCATGCGGTTACGCATCTTTGGAATGCCATGTCGCCGCTACATCACCGAGATCCCGGCCTTCCCGGAGCGGTTTTTAATCATCCGACTTTGGCGGCTTCTATTATTGTTGATGGTATACATGTAGATTTTGAGGCGGTTAAGATCAGCAAACAATTATTGGGCGATCGGCTGTTTCTCATTACAGATGCCGTGGTGCCCTGCAAGCATGGAATTTATCAACATCTATTCCAGCATGATCGTTATGCATTGCCGGATGGAACACTAAGCGGATCGGCGCTAACCATGTTGCAAGCGATTCGTAATTGTGTAGAAAAAGTTGGTATTCCGCTGGAGGAAGCCATTCGTATGGCGAGTAGCTACCCCGCCAACTTGATTGAGCGAACGGATATAGGCAACTTAAATAACGGTTCGCTGGCTAACGTGTTGGTATTTAACGAAAATTATGAAGTGCAACATGTGTTTTTTGAAGGTCAGCAAGTTGGCGCCGTTTAGGCACGATAGCGGAAAGAATTGACCAAATTTCGTTGTGTATAGCTAAAAAGTGTAGTTTTGCATTCTATGAACTTAAGACCGATAAAAAGTGCAGCGGTCATGGTATTAATCATGACGACCGTGCTGTTTTCTTGTGCATCGCGTAAGAACAAAAGGGCATCAAAAGCCTTGCAATCGCCTGCTGTAGCGGTAGTGCAATCTGATAATACGCAAAGTGATAAACCCGCGGCGGCGAATACAGGAGCTCCTGCTGCGGTAGTAACGAAGGCCAAAGTTTCCGAGAAAAAGGAACCGGTAGAGGTGCCCTTGCGAGTCGAGTTGCCAAGTGTATCTCGCGAATTTCGCGGCGCTTGGATCGCCACGGTAGCAAATATAAACTGGCCTACGAGGGGCAATTATTCTACTGAAGCGCAAAAACGCGAAGCCATTCAATTGTTAGACTTTCTCAAAGAGAACAATTTTAATGCAGTTATTTTTCAGGTGCGTCCCTCGGGCGATGCATTATACGAAAGTCCGTACGAACCCTGGTCATATTTCCTGACTGGCGAGACGGGCAAGCGCCCCTATCCTTATTACGATCCGCTTACGTTTTGGGTTGAAGAAGCACATAAGCGTGGATTAGAACTCCACGTTTGGTTAAATCCATACCGCGCTCACCATTCCAGCGGTGGAACGGTCACTTCGGAATCCATGGTTAAAAAGGCGCCGGAAATGGTGGTGCGTTTGCGTAACGGCATGTACTGGTTTGATCCGGCCAATCCCAAGACGCAAGATCACGCAGCCAAAGTGGTGCTAGATATTGTAAAGCGTTACAACATCGATGGCGTGCATTTTGACGATTATTTTTATCCTTACGCAAGTTACAACGGCGGAGCTGATTTTCCAGACGATGCGTCCTGGAGCGTTTACCGTAAGTCGGGCGGCTCCTTGTCGCGTGCTGACTGGCGTCGAGATAATGTCAATAAATTTATCGAACGGGTATATCGTGAAATAAAGGCGGAAAAAGGTTTTGTAAAATTTGGTATTAGCCCGTTTGGCATCTGGAAGCCAGGTTATCCGGCCGGCATTACAGGCTCCTCGCAGTATGATGAACTTTACGCTGATGCTAAGCTGTGGCTGAATCGCGGCTGGATTGATTATTTTACACCACAATTGTATTGGCCTATTGAGCCACAACGGCAGAGTTTTACGGCCTTGCTGCGCTGGTGGCAAAGCGAAAACACACAGCACCGACATGTGTGGCCAGGGTTGAATACGGTGGAAGTGCGCTCGTCAAACAGGCCGCAGGAAATTGTGCGTCAAATTGAGGCGACCCGACAGCTTATTCCGAATAGCGTAGGGGCGGCACACTGGAGTATTGCGGGTTTAACCAAAAGCCCGAGTATGGTGCAGGCAATAAAAGAACAAGTTTATCAGCAAAAAGCGCTCATTCCGAGAACGCCCTGGTTATTTGCTAATCCATTATTAGCACCAAGCTTGTTGCTCACGCCGGAAACCAGTAGCGTATTTGCGAAGTGGTTGCATAAGCAGCCAGATCAGGTGTTCCAATGGATTGCCTATGCGCAATACGGCGATACCTGGGAATACGAAATATTGGACGCAGCGCAAAGCGAAAAGAGCTTTCCAAAAGTAAAAAATGGAAAACAATTGAAAGCCGTTGCTGTCAAAGCGGTGGATAGGCTAAGCAATGAAAGTGAGTATGTTGCGAAAAGAGCAATCTAATATTTATAGCTAATAATTTACAAAACTACCTAAAAATTTTGGGTAGTTTTGTTTTTATGGTGAAGAGGATAGTAGGATTGTTTGCGCTTTTTTTTCTGTTTGGTACTTTACATCTTGTTTCAGCACAAGATAGGCCTTATATCGTACAAAGACCGATTACCTGGGATGCTCAACGGGATAGTCTTTCGCTAGATTACCTCAAGAACAGGCATGGCATTGCGGCGCCAACAGTAGAAATCGTTCCGAAGATGGTGGTGGTGCACTGGACAGATGTTTTATCGGTCAATAAAACCATCCGCGTTTTTGATCCCGTAAAACTTCCCGGTCGGCCAAGTTTGCAAAAAGCCAGCGCGTTAAATGTTTCTGCCCAGTTTGTCATCGGGCGGGATGGCTCTATTTTTCAACTGCTGCCCGAAACAACCTTTGCTCGGCACACCATCGGATTGAACTATTGTGCTATCGGTATCGAAAACATTGGCTCTTCGCGTTATCCACTTACCGAAGCCCAGCTTCAGGCCAACACAGCGCTCATCAAATACTTGATGGCCAAATATCCAATAGAATACGTTATCGGACACCATGAATACCAAATCTTTAAAGATACAGCTTGGTGGAAAGAGACCGATCCGGGCTACCTCACCAAAAAGACGGATCCGGGCGATGAATTTATGAACCAGTTGCGGTTGAATCTCGGTCTAGCGGGCGGTTTAATGGGCACCAAGTAGCGCTTTTTTAGATTTTCGATCGTCGGAAATCCTTAACAAGTAACCTTTTTTTCAAAGCCGCACCGTCGTACGCATATGTCTTTCATCTGTTTGTTAGTGTTCGGTTTTTTGCAGCATACATCTTCTTTCATAAATGTTTAATAAACGGGGATTCGCCCGTTATTTTCCACTCAAATACGTTCTAGAGCATTAGCTGCCAAAACTAGCGTACCTCGTTTGCCATGCCGGTGAGAGTAGCATGCTTACTACGTTGTTCCTCCATTTGATGTATGTTTCCAAATCTGGCTATTGCTAATTTCTTTCAGTATATGTTGGGGGTGTTTTTCGTGTATTTCAGCATAAATATTATTATCACAGCTATGGAATCCGTATTTAGTTTAATTTGTATCTACCTATCGACTTGTTTTTATGCTGATTTTTGCTTTATCTTTCTAATTTATGAAGCTATATTTGCGTTTTTGTCAATAATTTTGGCTTCAAATAGGCTTTTCGATGCGTACTCTTGCGTTTTTCAAAAAAATAACCTACTATTGTTAAGTAAACACAATGAAAAGACTTCCATTAGCCTTTTTATGAATTAACCCAAAATATATTAACATGAACAAAGCTCTACTGTTGACGGTGGCTTTAGGATGTGTCGTGCAAAGTGCCTATGCGGAGTTTCGACCGATAAATTCGGAATCAACTCATGATGCCTTTCCTATGCCGCAGGCTGTACTCCAAAATCAAATTTCCGGCGTCGTTAGTGATACCAATGGCCCGCTGTCTGGCGTTACCGTGGCCGTTGTCGGATCCACGACCGTGGTGCAGACGGATGAAAAAGGTGCGTTTAGGTTGCAAGCTCCTGTCGGAAGCTCGTTACGTTTTTCTGCCGTGGGCTACAAGTCTAAGGATGTCGCGGCCAGCAGCAATGCATTGTCAGTCTTGCTGGAAAGTGATGATACGGCCTTGGATGAGGTGGTGGTTACAGCACTTGGTATTAAAAGGGAGAAAAAAGCCCTGGGCTATGCGGTGCAAGATATCAAGTCTGATGAATTGATGAAGAATAAGAATCCCAACCTGATCAATTCGTTAAATGGTAAAATCGCGGGATTGAATATCACCAATTCTGGTGGATCGCCCGGCGCATCGGCTTCGATTATCATTCGCGGTGGAACTTCGTTGGAGCGGGATAATCAACCGCTGTTTGTAATTGATGGCATGCCGATGGATAACTCTACTGGTGTGGGCGATATGTCTGCTTTCGATGGTAATACCAATATTGCAACGACAAACAGTAACCGCGCGATGGACGTTAACCCCGATGATATCGAATCGATATCGGTTTTGAAAGGGCCGACAGCTGCCGCTTTATACGGTATTCGAGCGGCTGCCGGCGCGATCGTTATCACCACTAAGCGCGGAAAAGAAGGCGTAACGTCTTTAGGCATCAGTTCGCGGTTTGGCGCCAACTGGGTCAATAAATTGCCGGCCCAGCAAGGACAGTTTAAGCAAGGTTCTAATTTGGATGGAAATTATACCGAAGAATCAAATCTTTCCTGGGGTAATCCTTTTACCGCAGGCGAGACCATCTACAATAACCTGGAAGATTTCTTTCAGACAGGCATTACCTACGACAATAACTTTAACGTCACAGGGGGCAATGCCAAAGGCAACTTTTACCTGTCGGGCGGTAACATCAAACAAACCGGCATTGTGCCAACGACCGATTACGAACGCACAAATTTTCGCCTGAATGCGGAACAGAAACTCGGTATTTTTACCTTTGGTGCTAACGGTAGCTTTAGTAATGCGAATACCACGAAAACACTGACCGGAACCGGATTGTACGGCTCCGGCGGAAACGGCTACATGGAGTCGATTATCGCCTGGCCGCGTAATTTGGATATGATGGATTGGGAAAATCCCAATGGATCACAAAAGTTGCTTTTTCCAGATATCCCGTTGGAAGATAATATTGATAACCCTTATTGGACGATTTATAGAAACCCACAAACCGATAAAACAAACCGGTTTTTAGGTACATTTTATACGCAGGCTAAACTGGCCAGCTGGCTGGATGCAACCTATCGGTTTGGCGTTGACAATTATACATCGGTATATGATACGAAAATCTCAGCGGGCTCATCTGTGATCGAAGAATATCAGAAAGGCATGATTTCCCAAAATATTCGTCAGTACAATTTCCTCACGCATAATTTTTTGCTGAATTTTCACAAAGTTGTGGCGGAAGATTGGGATTTCAATGTTCTATTGGGCGCAGCGACCGAAGATAGCTACGCAAAATCGTCGGCTACACGCGCGCAGAATTTTATTATTCCCGGATTTTACGCATTTAACAACGCTGCAGATATTGACAAGTTTGCGTATGACAACGTGACCCGTATCCGCCGTGCTGGTGTCTATGGCGATTTGAAAGTCGGCTACAAAGATATCATTTACCTTGGCGCGACGCTGCGAAATGACTGGTCATCTACTTTGCCAAAAGCCAATCAGTCGTTTATGTATCCTTCCTTTAGTGGTAGTTTGATTTTTACGGAATTGTTTGAAAAGAATACTATTCTGTCCTACGGTAAAATTCGCTCTTCCTGGGCTTCGGTAGGTAAAGATGCACCTGCATATCGTACAAAAACCTACTTATCCAATCCGTTGAATACGGTCGGCGGCGGTGTGATCAATCAATATACACTCGGTAATGGTGTGCTTATTCCTGAAAAAACACAGTCGTTTGAAGTGGGCGCTGATTTAAAATTCTTCCGCGATAAATTAGGTCTGGAAGTAACGTATTACGACAATAAGTCAGTCGATCAGATCTTATCGCCACGTGTAGATAATGCGACCGGCGGGATTTTAAAGTATGTGAATGCGGGTACGTTACAAAATAAAGGGGTCGAAGTAACGGTAAATACAATGCCGATAAAGAGAGCGAACTTTTCCTGGGATGTAGCGCTCAACTTTTCGCATAATACGGGACGTGTACAAGACTTACCGGGAGATATTTCCATTTTGTACGTTACCGATGTGCAGGTGGCGGGCGGACAAGCAGCTTCTTTCGAAAATGGTGATTTTATGGCCATCAGCGGACGTACTTGGGTAACCGATGAGGCAGGAAATTATATCTTAAACTGGGATACGGGTTTGCCAACCGTGAATACCACATTGAAGCAAGTTGGCAACCGTGAACCTGATTTTATCGGCGGATTGAACAACAGCTTGACTTTCAAAAATTGGAATCTTTCGTTTTTGTTTGACTTCAGAAAAGGCGGTGATATCTTAAACGGCACCGAATATCTGTTAACCTTTAACGGGCTAAGTGCGCAGACCGCCAATCGTGGTAACACCATAACGCTATCGGGCGTTGCGCGCAATCCAGCTACCGGCGATTATGAAAATGTCACGCGTGAAGTGGTTGCTGATCAAAAATATTACCAACAGTATTTTAGTCAGCAGACAACTAATTTTATTGAAAACGTCAATTGGCTGCGTCTGCGCTCCGTAAATCTTACCTACGACATCTCCAAAAGTTTGCTGGCTCGCTCAAAATTTATTAAGGGGGCAACACTTAATTTAAACGCGACAAACTTATTGCTGTTTACGAACTATTCAGGTATGGATCCGGAAACAAGCGCTGCCGGAGCCGGCGTCGTCGGATCTGGATCTGTCGGTATCGATTATGCCGGTGTTCCTAATACAAGAAGCGTAACCTTTGGCGTTAACTTAAAATTCTAAACAGATGAAAAAGCAAATTTCAATTCTTCTGATCGGCTTTATGACCCTGCTTTCTTCGTGTGAAAAATGGCTAGACGTAAATGATGATCCTAATAACCCAACAGCCACCGACGCTTCGCCAGAAATTCGTTTGCCAGCTATTCTATCGCAATTTGTCGACGGATATGAAAGTGCGGGAACACGTGCTGCGCTGCTTTCCGGGCAGTTGGCCGCGACGGGTACAACGAGTAACAATTATTTTCTGCAATCCTGGCAAATTACCAACGCCTCGGTCAACTGGCCTTACCAGTCATGGTACGTGTATTGCGGCGTCAATATACCTTATATGATCGATGCGGCGGAAGAAGTTGGTGCAAATCACTATGTGGGCGTCGGCAAAATCTTATGGGCCTGGGGCTTTAGCACATTGGCAGATTTATATGGCGTAATTCCTTACCAGGAAGCTTTTCAAGCCGATGTGATGAGTCCAAAATATGATCAGGGCGAAGACGTTTATGCTGCGGTGCTACCGCTGCTGGACGAAGCGATTACGCTGCTGGGACAACAGCAGGCGGCCGGTGCGCCAAGCTTGGCCACAGGTGATGTGCTTTATCAAGGCAATACCGCCAATTGGATTAAGCTTGCTTATGGTATCAAGGCTCGTATGCTAAATCACCTTTCGAAAACGGATGATTTCGACGCACAGCAACTGTTGTCGTTGCTTGAGCAAGCTCCGCAAACAGTTTCAGAAAGCGCCGTTTACGTTTATCAGGATCGCGATGCTTCTGGTTTTGCGGCGACTGAAGCTTTGCAGTACACCAATAATAGTGCAACGCGCGTCACGAAGCTTTATATAGATTACCTTTCTGGCAATTACAGCGGTGCGCCAACTGGCGGGCAAGATGTGGCAGATCCGCGTTTAGGCATTTTGGTGCCTTATATTTTGGCCACAGATGGCAGTCGCACGATAACCCGTGGCGTAGATGTGCCTAATTTAACGACGGCCGGCGTCAATGCATCCGACGCGGCTTATGCGTCGCTTCGATCAAGTGCAACGAGCTCGGGCACCTGGTATACAGAGCGAGGTGCGAAAGGCTTGTTG
Coding sequences within it:
- a CDS encoding SusD/RagB family nutrient-binding outer membrane lipoprotein, whose product is MKKQISILLIGFMTLLSSCEKWLDVNDDPNNPTATDASPEIRLPAILSQFVDGYESAGTRAALLSGQLAATGTTSNNYFLQSWQITNASVNWPYQSWYVYCGVNIPYMIDAAEEVGANHYVGVGKILWAWGFSTLADLYGVIPYQEAFQADVMSPKYDQGEDVYAAVLPLLDEAITLLGQQQAAGAPSLATGDVLYQGNTANWIKLAYGIKARMLNHLSKTDDFDAQQLLSLLEQAPQTVSESAVYVYQDRDASGFAATEALQYTNNSATRVTKLYIDYLSGNYSGAPTGGQDVADPRLGILVPYILATDGSRTITRGVDVPNLTTAGVNASDAAYASLRSSATSSGTWYTERGAKGLLLTHAEINFIKAEIYFGQGNRAQSLQAYRAGIQAHFELLGLDATAYMASSSVVSVASELSLSEIMIQKYIALSYSPELFNDVRRMDYCTDNTGRYNLAQGVYKGMDRPGNVFDIAFPSDDMWPRRFNITVYGNSYNQEQVLAAEPDATSATYTSKRIWWDIAN